In one Brassica oleracea var. oleracea cultivar TO1000 chromosome C9, BOL, whole genome shotgun sequence genomic region, the following are encoded:
- the LOC106313751 gene encoding auxin-responsive protein IAA9 isoform X1, which translates to MLSEEELQSNVSVASSPTSNCISKGGGLKVHNYFGLSDSSSVESSTLSGNVEDDKATISLKATELTLGLPGSQSPARETELDEKPFFPLLPTKDEIFSSSQKNIASGNKRGFSDTMYTEKNWMFPEAVATQSVVNKEVTQNIPKGQLGTLNNSSSPPAAKAQIVGWPPVRSYRKNTLATTCKNSDEVDGKPGSAALFVKVSMDGAPYLRKVDLRSYTNYGELSSALEKMFTTFTLGQCGSNGAAGKDMLSETKLKNLLNGKDYVLTYEDKDGDWMLVGDVPWEMFIDVCKKLKIMKGADAIGLAAAPRAMEKSKMRA; encoded by the exons ATGTTATCAGAAGAGGAGCTACAGAGCAATGTCTCTGTAGCTAGTTCACCTACTAGCAACTGCATCTCTAAAGGAGGAGGACTCAAGGTGCATAACTACTTTGGTCTCTCTGATTCCTCCTCTGTTGAGAGCTCAACTCTCTCCGGCAATGTTGAAGATGACAAAGCCACTATCAGCCTCAAGGCTACGGAGCTGACTCTTGGTCTACCTGGATCACAGTCTCCTGCTAGAGAGACAGAGCTTGATGAGAAGCCCTTCTTTCCTTTGCTTCCTACCAAAGATGAGATTTTCTCGTCTTCACAAAAGAACATTGCCTCAGGGAACAAAAGAGGGTTTTCTGATACGATGTATACTGAGAAAAACTGGATGTTTCCTGAAGCGGTAGCTACACAATCTGTAGTAAATAAGGAAGTGACACAAAACATACCCAAAGGACAGCTGGGCACTTTGAACAATAGCTCTAGCCCTCCTGCAGCCAA GGCACAGATTGTTGGTTGGCCTCCAGTGAGATCCTACAGGAAGAACACACTGGCCACGACTTGTAAGAACAGTGATGAAGTTGATGGGAAGCCAGGTTCCGCGGCCCTCTTCGTGAAGGTCAGTATGGATGGTGCTCCTTATCTGAGGAAAGTTGACCTGAGGAGCTACACTAACTACGGGGAGCTTTCTTCAGCCTTGGAGAAAATGTTCACAACCTTCACTCTCG GTCAATGTGGATCTAATGGAGCTGCAGGGAAGGATATGCTTAGTGAGACCAAACTCAAGAATCTTCTGAATGGAAAAGACTATGTACTCACCTATGAGGACAAGGATGGTGACTGGATGCTTGTTGGAGATGTTCCATGGGA GATGTTTATTGATGTGTGCAAGAAGCTGAAGATAATGAAAGGCGCTGATGCCATTGGGTTAG CTGCAGCTCCGAGAGCAATGGAGAAATCGAAGATGAGAGCTTAA
- the LOC106313751 gene encoding auxin-responsive protein IAA9 isoform X2 has protein sequence MLSEEELQSNVSVASSPTSNCISKGGGLKVHNYFGLSDSSSVESSTLSGNVEDDKATISLKATELTLGLPGSQSPARETELDEKPFFPLLPTKDEIFSSSQKNIASGNKRGFSDTMYTEKNWMFPEAVATQSVVNKEVTQNIPKGQLGTLNNSSSPPAAKAQIVGWPPVRSYRKNTLATTCKNSDEVDGKPGSAALFVKVSMDGAPYLRKVDLRSYTNYGELSSALEKMFTTFTLGQCGSNGAAGKDMLSETKLKNLLNGKDYVLTYEDKDGDWMLVGDVPWEMFIDVCKKLKIMKGADAIGLAPRAMEKSKMRA, from the exons ATGTTATCAGAAGAGGAGCTACAGAGCAATGTCTCTGTAGCTAGTTCACCTACTAGCAACTGCATCTCTAAAGGAGGAGGACTCAAGGTGCATAACTACTTTGGTCTCTCTGATTCCTCCTCTGTTGAGAGCTCAACTCTCTCCGGCAATGTTGAAGATGACAAAGCCACTATCAGCCTCAAGGCTACGGAGCTGACTCTTGGTCTACCTGGATCACAGTCTCCTGCTAGAGAGACAGAGCTTGATGAGAAGCCCTTCTTTCCTTTGCTTCCTACCAAAGATGAGATTTTCTCGTCTTCACAAAAGAACATTGCCTCAGGGAACAAAAGAGGGTTTTCTGATACGATGTATACTGAGAAAAACTGGATGTTTCCTGAAGCGGTAGCTACACAATCTGTAGTAAATAAGGAAGTGACACAAAACATACCCAAAGGACAGCTGGGCACTTTGAACAATAGCTCTAGCCCTCCTGCAGCCAA GGCACAGATTGTTGGTTGGCCTCCAGTGAGATCCTACAGGAAGAACACACTGGCCACGACTTGTAAGAACAGTGATGAAGTTGATGGGAAGCCAGGTTCCGCGGCCCTCTTCGTGAAGGTCAGTATGGATGGTGCTCCTTATCTGAGGAAAGTTGACCTGAGGAGCTACACTAACTACGGGGAGCTTTCTTCAGCCTTGGAGAAAATGTTCACAACCTTCACTCTCG GTCAATGTGGATCTAATGGAGCTGCAGGGAAGGATATGCTTAGTGAGACCAAACTCAAGAATCTTCTGAATGGAAAAGACTATGTACTCACCTATGAGGACAAGGATGGTGACTGGATGCTTGTTGGAGATGTTCCATGGGA GATGTTTATTGATGTGTGCAAGAAGCTGAAGATAATGAAAGGCGCTGATGCCATTGGGTTAG CTCCGAGAGCAATGGAGAAATCGAAGATGAGAGCTTAA